The DNA window ACAGCTCCGCCACCCGCATGCGCAGCGTCGCGGCCCGCTTCGGGTCCGCCGCCGAGGCCGAGGACTGCGCCTGCGCCTCCAGCATCTGCGCCAGCTCCGGCAGGTTGCGAGCGCGCTCGTACAGCGTCACGAGCCGGTCCACCAACGTCGGGTCTCCCGGCGACAGCTCCATCGCGCGCCGATACAGGGGCGTGGCCGCGGCCGCGTCGCCCAGTCCCTCGTCGTACGTCCGCGCCAGGTCCAGCGTGAAGCGCGCCCGCGACTCCACGGGCAGCTCCTGCTGCAACAGCTTGTGCAGGCAGTCCACCGCGCCCGTCCAGTTGCGAGCCTGCGCATGCAGCGTGGCCAGCCGCTCCAGCGCTTCGATGTGCCGAGGCTGGGAGGAGAGCACGGTCATCAAGTGTGCCGTGGCGCGCGTCGGGTCCTGCAGATGCGTCTGGTACAGGCTCCCCAGCGTGAGGTGGAACGCCGCGAGCGTCCGAGGGTCTCCGCCTTGCTGCACGCGCTGGCTCAGCATGGCCGCGGCCTCCGCGTACTGCTGGGCCTCCAGGAGCAGCGAGCCGCGCAGTTCCAGCGCCTCGACATGGCCGGGCTGCGCCATCAGCGCCTTCTCCAACAGCGCCACCGCGCGAGTCCTGTCACCCAGGGCCGCGTGGTGGAGCCGCGCCGCGCTCACGAAGCCCGTGGCGGCCGCGGTGCTGTCCTTCTGCGCCAGCTTCGCCTCGGCGCGCCGCTCATGCAGCGCCGCCAGGTCCGCGGAGCCACCACGCTGGGCGAGCAGCTCCTCCAGCCCCGCCTGCGCGGCCGGGTGCAGCGGGTCCCTCTCCAGCGCCTGCTTGTAGAGCGCCGCCGCGCCGTCCGTGTCCTTCTGCACGAGCGAGGCGAGCCGCGCGGCGCCGATGAACGCTTCGATGGCGCCGCGAGGGTCCTTGCTGAGGCGGGCCTCGGTCTCGAGCGCCGACCGCGCCTCGGCCGCGTCCCCGCGCCGCATCGCCACGCGCCGCGTTCCCTGCAACGCCGGGATGCAATGCGGTTGCAGCTCCAGGGCCTGCTTGTAGAGGGCCGCCGCGCGCTCCAGGTCTCCGAAGCGGACCTCCGCGAGCTCGGCCGTGCGCAGGAGCATCTCCAGCGCCTCGTCGGCGTCGCGCGCGTGTGCCAGCCGCAGCGTGTAGAGCCGCGCCAGTCCCGACACGTCACCAGCGAGCCGCAGCGAGCGCTCCAGCGCGAACGCGAGCCGCGCATCCGCGGGGTCCGCCTCGAAGGCGCGCTTGTACGCCTCCAGCGTGCCCTCGGCGGGGCCCTTGTCCAGGTCCACCGCCGCGGACAGGCGCAGCGCGGTGGCCAGGCGCGGGTCCTTCACGCGCTCGGCCAGGCGCTGACGCAGCTCCGCGCGGCGCGGCCGGTCCGACGCGCGGATGCGCTCCAGCAGCGTGAGCGCGGTGAGGTTGCCCGCGTCCAGGCTCAGCACGGCCTCGCAGCAGAGCGCCGCGCGCGAGGGCTCCTGGAAGCGGTCCAGGTAGAGCCGCGCCAGCTTGAGGTACGCCGTCACCTTGGCCGCGGGCGTGCCGCCCACCTGCGTCTCCCGGTCCAGGATGGCCACCAGCTCCTTCACGTTGTCCTGCGCCAGGAACAGCCGCTCCAGGGCGCGCAGCGTGGCGGCATGGCCCGGCGTGAGCCGCAGCACTTCCTGATACGTCTCGATGGCCAGCTCCGGCCGCTGGAGGGCGTCCTCCCAGATGGCCGCCGCCTGGAACAGCGCGTTGGCGCGCTCCAGCGGGTCCGTGCGGTTGGCGGCCTCCTCGCGCAGCATCTCCACCAGGTTCTCCCACGCGCCCTGCGCCCGGTAGATGCGGGCCAGCGCGCGCAGCGCCGGGAAGTAGCTGGGCGCCAGCATCAGCGCCTCCTGGTACGACGCGATGGCCTCGTGCTCGCGGGACATCCGCTGCTCGTACAGCTCGCCAATCTTGTAGATGAGCGCCGCGGCCTGCTCGGTGGACGTCGAGCTCTCCGACTCCGCCCGGTACATGTCCACCAGCTTCTCCCAGCGGCCGTCCTGCGCGTACAGCCGGCCCAGGGCCTTGAGCGCGGGGAGGTACGAAGGAGACAGCGCCAGCACGCGCTCATACGCGGCGATGGCGCCCGGGCGGTCCTTCAGGTTCTCGTCGAGAATCTCCGCGTTGCGGTGCAGGAGCGACAGCACCTGCTTGGTGTCGCCCGCGAGCGACGCCTCCAGGTCATGCGTCTCCAACAGCTCCCGGTAGCGGCCCGCGCGCTCGTACAGCCGCGCCAGGTTGCGGATGGTGGGCAGGTGGTCCGACGCCAGGTCGAGGATGCGCTTCATGCACTCGATGGCGTGGTCCAGGTCTCCCAGCCGGTCCTCGTACACCCCGGCCATCTTGTTGAGCGTGGTGATGAGCTGGTCCCGGTCCGACGTCTGGAGCAGGTCCTGCTCGAACATCGCCACCAGCTCGGCGAAGCGGCCCTGCCGCTCGAAGAGGCGGGTGAGGGCCTTCTGCGCGGGGAGATAGCCGGGCTGCAACTGGAGGCACGAGTTGTAGCGGGAGATGGCGTCCTCCTGCCGTCCCAGCCGCTCCTCGAGAATCTCCGCCGCCTTGTACATGCGCGCGGCCTTCTGCTTGGCGTCCTCGGCGGCGGCGACCTCCGCGTCGAAGACGGAGACCAGGCCCTCCCAGTTCTGCATGCGGTAGTACAGCTTGCCCAGGCCCGCGAGCGCCGCCGCGTGGCCGGGGATGCGCGCGACGATGGCCTGATATCGCGCCGCCGCGTCCACCTCGCGCTTGAGGACTTCCTCGTAGAGCGCGGCCAGCCGGAGGTTGGTGGCCACCAGCTCGCTCTCGTCGTTCAAAGAGCCCACGCGCGCGAGCAGCACGTCCGCCAGCTCCTCGTAGCGGCCCTGCGTCTCGTAGATGCCGGCCAGCTCGCTGAGCACCAGCGGCTCATGGGGCGCGGCGCGGCGGCCATCGAGGAGCGCGGCGAGCGCCTCCTCCTTCTGGCCGATCCGCTCGTGCACCTTGGCGATCTGCAGATACGCGGGCGCGGCCTGCGACCCCAGGAGCGAAGCCTCCGCGGTGAGGGCCTCGAGCAGCTCGTCCGTGCGGCCCTCGCGCTCCGACACGCGCTTCAGCGCGGCGAGCAGCAGCGGGTCCGTGCGGTCCAGCGCGAACGCCTCGCGCAGCAGCGCGGCGGCGGGCTCGCGCTGCTTGAGCCGCTCCTCCAGCAGCAGGCCCGCGGACGTGAGGTAGTGCGCGCGCAGCGACGGCTGCTGCACGGCGGCCGCGAGCAGCCGGTAGACCTCCACCAGCGCGGCGGCGTCGTTGCGCGCGGCGTAGACGGACTCCAACTGCGTGAGGACGACCACGTCCGTGGGGCGGCGCTCCAGGCACTGGCGCAGGCAGGCGGAGGACTCGTCGTCGCGAGACAGCCGCTCCTGGAGGACGATGCCCTTCTCGAACAGGAGCGCGGCCTGGTGGCGCGTGTCCTCGGTGGCGGCCAGCTCCGCGTCGAGGAGCTGGATGACCATCTGCCAGTTGCCCACGTCCGCGAAGAGGCGGCGCGCGGCGCGGATGTTGACGAGGAAGCGCGGCGCCAGCTTGTAGGCGTTCTGGAACGCCACCGCCGCGTTGCGCGGATTCTTGAGCGGCTCCTCCCAGAGCAGGCCCACTTCGTGGAAGAGCACCGCGGCGGCCTGGCCGTCGGTGGTGCTCAGCGCGCGGGCCTCGCGCTCGAGGGAGGCGATGCGCTCGCGGGCCTCGTCTTCCATGCTGGGCGAGGGGGTCGCCGCGGGGGCGGCCTGGACCGACTGGGTCAGGACTTCGGTGGCGGCGGGGGCGGGCTTCACGGGCGCTCCGGGAAGCGGAGGCGCGGCCGTGACGGGGGCCCGCGGAATATCGTTGCGCTCGCTCATGGAAGGCCCGCTCCAGGGGCCAGGGCGTGGGTAGGGAGAATGGCCGCAGGCGGTCGTAACACGCGCTCGGCCGGTCCCTCAACTTCCCGACTTTCCTCGCGATTTGGGTGTCCGGATACCCGGGGAGCAGGCGGGCGCGAGGCCTGGACATCCCGTGGGTGTCCGTGGCGCGGACGGTCAGGGTCGTCCGCGCCACGGAGGTGTTTCAACTCACCGCGTTCACGGGCGGCTCAAGGGATCCGCGGGATTGCTTCCCGCCCGGCGCTCGTCGCCATCGAGCGCTCCGTCGAGGTCCCGGTCGATGCCGATGCGAACGCCCGAGCCTGGAGGCACACACGTGTACGTCAGCGTTCCCCCGTTCGACGTCGCGGCCGCGCGAAGGTGTGCATCGGCCACGGGGCCCACGTCGTGGCGGTCCGCGGTGAACTGGCCGCCGCCGGCGTAGAGGAAGCCCGCTTCATGCGGGCCGAACCGGCCCTTGGCCACGAGCTCACACTCGCCCGCGTTGGCGCGAGCCACCAGCAGGTTGATGCGCGGCCCGGCGACGGCGGCGAGGCCCGCCGTCAACGTCACCTGCTGGCCCACGATGGGGGCCAGGTTGGTGTCGAAGGCGAGCATGAACTGCTCCATGTTCTTCTTGATGGTGTGGCCTTCCGGCGTGTTGGGAATGCCCACGGCGTTCTGGATGGGGTCGAAGTCGAAGCCGCTGCCGAAGTTGAACAGGGTGGGGATGGAGCCATCGCTGTTGAAGCCGAAGCCGCGAATCTGGTCCCCCATGAAGGGGTCGATAGGCTGCTTGCCGAACACGACGGGCGTGCCGAACATGCCGACCTTCTGGTAGGCGTTGCGCAGGTGGGGCACGCGGGGGAAGAACGTCGACACGTCGAAGGACGACCTGCCGTCCGAGCCGAAGAAGCCCTTGAACGGGCCCTCTCCCGGGTTCCCGTTCGGGTCGATGGTGTGGCACGCGCCGCACGCGCCATGGAAGAAGGACGTGGTGTTCACGAAGAAGTCACGGCCGGCCTGCTGCGCGGGCGTCAGGACATTGTCGAGGTTGCGGATGGGGTTGGGCGGGTAGGCGACCTGGAGGATGAAGTCGGTGAACTTCTGCATCTGCTCGGGGGGCAGTTGCGCGCTGCGGCCCAGCAGGTCGATGAACGCCGGGTTGAACTGCTTGAAGCCCTCCGACTCGTTGAAGGCGCCGCTGTTGGGCTGGGCGCTGGGCGCGGTGAAGCCACCGTTGCGATCTCCACGCCAGTGCATGGGGCCATGGTTGGCCATGCCGCGCAGGCTCTGCGTCGACAGGGGGCCCTTCAGCGGGTGGAAGGACGTGTTCTGGCCGAACGTGGGGTCATCGCCGAACTCGGGCAGGTTCGGGACGATGGGGTTGGGGTTGGCCTTCACGTCGAGGTCCGGGTTGCCCAGGTTCCACGACAGGCTGTCGAAGTCACCGAAGATGTGACAGCTGCCGCAGGAGGAGTCGCCGTGGCTGGAGCTGTTGCGGGCGTCATAGAGGAACGGACGGCCCTCCACCACGCTGCGAGGCTCCGGGTTGAACATGGACAGGTGGGCAATCTCCTGGCGCGTCGTGGTGTTGATGACGGAGATGGCGTTGTCGAAGCGCGTCAGCACGTAGATGCGGCGGCGGGACTCGTCCAGCACGAGGCCCGTGGGACCTCCGCCGGTGAGCTGGATGTGATTCGCGCTGTTGGGCACGAAGGTGTCCGTCTCCAGGGCCGCCGTGGAGTAGATGCCCAGCTTCGACGAGCCGAACGCCGCCACGTACAGCGTCGAGCCGTCGGACGTCACCGCCATGCCCGTGGGCTGCGCGAGGCTCTTCTCGCTCTCGGGATTGGGCGTGGGCGCGCAGCACGTGGAGTAGTCGATGTGCTTGTTGAGGTGGCGCGGCGAGACGCCGGAGGCGCCCAGCACGGTGATGCGGCTCTCGTGCAGGTGGCCACGCAGGGAGGTGCCGGCGTAGGTGCCGGCGCCCTCGAAGCGCAGGTCATTCCGCGCATCCGTGTTGCTGACGTACACCTTCCCGTTGGCGGGGTTGACGGCC is part of the Myxococcus landrumus genome and encodes:
- a CDS encoding beta-propeller fold lactonase family protein, which encodes MKPKRRCQHLRLPLNPTKIQRSLSPSAAGGEREPQLSLEGVLRITHTSVHLGISRIIVTTLLVVGGLFGGDASAAHFTVFESGQVRPLALSPDGKLLFAVNTPDNRLEIFRVGNSGLSHRASVPVGLEPVAVAARTNEEVWVVNHLSDSVSVVRVNDEGQGGTVTRTLLVGDEPRDIVFAGHGRRRAFITAAHRGQNAPFNPQLTTPGIGRADVWVFDSDNLGNTLGGTPLNILTFFADTPRALAVTPDGTRVYAAAFHSGNRTTALHEDAVPDGGEAVGGVPGPNTNYAGVPAHETSIILKQEGQEWLDSLGRSWTSKVRFTLPDKDVFAINATANPPAPVTGPGGVFSGVGTILFNMAVNPANGKVYVSNTDARNDLRFEGAGTYAGTSLRGHLHESRITVLGASGVSPRHLNKHIDYSTCCAPTPNPESEKSLAQPTGMAVTSDGSTLYVAAFGSSKLGIYSTAALETDTFVPNSANHIQLTGGGPTGLVLDESRRRIYVLTRFDNAISVINTTTRQEIAHLSMFNPEPRSVVEGRPFLYDARNSSSHGDSSCGSCHIFGDFDSLSWNLGNPDLDVKANPNPIVPNLPEFGDDPTFGQNTSFHPLKGPLSTQSLRGMANHGPMHWRGDRNGGFTAPSAQPNSGAFNESEGFKQFNPAFIDLLGRSAQLPPEQMQKFTDFILQVAYPPNPIRNLDNVLTPAQQAGRDFFVNTTSFFHGACGACHTIDPNGNPGEGPFKGFFGSDGRSSFDVSTFFPRVPHLRNAYQKVGMFGTPVVFGKQPIDPFMGDQIRGFGFNSDGSIPTLFNFGSGFDFDPIQNAVGIPNTPEGHTIKKNMEQFMLAFDTNLAPIVGQQVTLTAGLAAVAGPRINLLVARANAGECELVAKGRFGPHEAGFLYAGGGQFTADRHDVGPVADAHLRAAATSNGGTLTYTCVPPGSGVRIGIDRDLDGALDGDERRAGSNPADPLSRP
- a CDS encoding tetratricopeptide repeat protein, which translates into the protein MSERNDIPRAPVTAAPPLPGAPVKPAPAATEVLTQSVQAAPAATPSPSMEDEARERIASLEREARALSTTDGQAAAVLFHEVGLLWEEPLKNPRNAAVAFQNAYKLAPRFLVNIRAARRLFADVGNWQMVIQLLDAELAATEDTRHQAALLFEKGIVLQERLSRDDESSACLRQCLERRPTDVVVLTQLESVYAARNDAAALVEVYRLLAAAVQQPSLRAHYLTSAGLLLEERLKQREPAAALLREAFALDRTDPLLLAALKRVSEREGRTDELLEALTAEASLLGSQAAPAYLQIAKVHERIGQKEEALAALLDGRRAAPHEPLVLSELAGIYETQGRYEELADVLLARVGSLNDESELVATNLRLAALYEEVLKREVDAAARYQAIVARIPGHAAALAGLGKLYYRMQNWEGLVSVFDAEVAAAEDAKQKAARMYKAAEILEERLGRQEDAISRYNSCLQLQPGYLPAQKALTRLFERQGRFAELVAMFEQDLLQTSDRDQLITTLNKMAGVYEDRLGDLDHAIECMKRILDLASDHLPTIRNLARLYERAGRYRELLETHDLEASLAGDTKQVLSLLHRNAEILDENLKDRPGAIAAYERVLALSPSYLPALKALGRLYAQDGRWEKLVDMYRAESESSTSTEQAAALIYKIGELYEQRMSREHEAIASYQEALMLAPSYFPALRALARIYRAQGAWENLVEMLREEAANRTDPLERANALFQAAAIWEDALQRPELAIETYQEVLRLTPGHAATLRALERLFLAQDNVKELVAILDRETQVGGTPAAKVTAYLKLARLYLDRFQEPSRAALCCEAVLSLDAGNLTALTLLERIRASDRPRRAELRQRLAERVKDPRLATALRLSAAVDLDKGPAEGTLEAYKRAFEADPADARLAFALERSLRLAGDVSGLARLYTLRLAHARDADEALEMLLRTAELAEVRFGDLERAAALYKQALELQPHCIPALQGTRRVAMRRGDAAEARSALETEARLSKDPRGAIEAFIGAARLASLVQKDTDGAAALYKQALERDPLHPAAQAGLEELLAQRGGSADLAALHERRAEAKLAQKDSTAAATGFVSAARLHHAALGDRTRAVALLEKALMAQPGHVEALELRGSLLLEAQQYAEAAAMLSQRVQQGGDPRTLAAFHLTLGSLYQTHLQDPTRATAHLMTVLSSQPRHIEALERLATLHAQARNWTGAVDCLHKLLQQELPVESRARFTLDLARTYDEGLGDAAAATPLYRRAMELSPGDPTLVDRLVTLYERARNLPELAQMLEAQAQSSASAADPKRAATLRMRVAELYAGPLSEPARATALYRQVVDSDGTNLTARSALAGLYARDTSSVPLAVEEHRQILRQDPTRVDSLHALFKLWEGLRQLDKAFCVASVLQFLRSTNEVELAFYTEGRTRLAQEAREALTSTDVDTVLLHPGVRGPLLEVLRAMGDQLEKVYPPSFDIVGVNPKTDKLKPDSAVYKAIRGVAQVFGVEEFDAYQSRRGLAVLETTEPMSVCIGQDVVRRFNAREQKFLLGRAAMGLLNKAAVLEKLSQGETADLFGSAVRIHAPQFTALGRRNDETVKQLRKAFSRKAIKALESPAMALGDVQKLELSPWLDALDYSADRAGLLISGDVSVGLGMVLREDPNYAGAKLDAPEPVIQAVRDGTRLRTLLAWSFTDDFFRLRQRLGLSL